The following coding sequences are from one Gossypium hirsutum isolate 1008001.06 chromosome A12, Gossypium_hirsutum_v2.1, whole genome shotgun sequence window:
- the LOC107939850 gene encoding homeobox-leucine zipper protein HAT5 isoform X2 — MAGGRVYRSNTSADAGSNNLSVLLQSQWVPSSSEPLDTLFIPGSSPSSFLGTRSMVSFEGVDRRRSYFRTFDEEEKVEEDIEEYLHRSEKKRRLTVDQVQFLEKSFEAENKLEPDRKVQLAKDLGLQSRQVAIWFQNRRARWKTKQLEKDYDSLQASYNSLKADYDNLVKETDKLKEEVVQLTDKLLLEGKEKGKSELPDAKTSSQELPSEAAEGEESKVVPVMKSDYTEGVHSSVLLEGAGSSYPFEPDQSDLSQDEEDNLSKGLLHLPSCVFPKLQDIDYSDPPAGSCNFGFPLDDHAFWSWAY; from the exons ATGGCGGGTGGGAGGGTCTATCGTAGTAATACTAGTGCTGATGCTGGTTCTAATAATCTCTCTGTTTTGCTTCAAAGTCAATGGGTTCCTTCCTCTTCTGAGCCTCTTGATACCCTTTTCATTCCAGgctcttctccttcttcttttcttg GTACAAGATCGATGGTAAGCTTCGAAGGCGTTGACCGAAGAAGATCGTATTTTAGGACATTTGATGAAGAAGAGAAGGTGGAGGAGGATATAGAAGAGTATTTACATCGATCTGAAAAGAAGAGACGGCTTACGGTTGACCAAGTCCAGTTTCTAGAGAAAAGTTTCGAGGCGGAGAACAAGCTTGAACCCGATAGGAAAGTTCAGCTGGCTAAAGACCTTGGGCTCCAATCACGACAAGTTGCCATATGGTTTCAGAACCGCAGGGCTCGATGGAAGACCAAGCAGCTTGAGAAAGACTATGACAGTTTGCAAGCCAGCTATAATAGCCTCAAGGCCGACTATGACAATCTCGTCAAGGAGACTGACAAACTAAAAGAAGAG GTTGTTCAGCTCACGGACAAGTTACTTTTGGAAGGGAAAGAGAAGGGAAAGTCGGAGCTTCCTGATGCGAAAACATCCTCGCAAGAGCTACCATCAGAGGCTGCCGAGGGGGAAGAGTCTAAGGTTGTGCCAGTGATGAAAAGCGATTACACTGAAGGGGTTCATTCTTCAGTACTCTTGGAGGGTGCTGGTTCATCTTATCCATTTGAACCAGACCAGTCTGATTTATCACAAGATGAGGAAGACAACTTGAGTAAGGGCCtcttacatcttccttcatgcgTCTTCCCTAAACTCCAAGACATCGATTACTCCGACCCGCCTGCAGGTTCCTGTAATTTTGGATTCCCTCTTGATGATCATGCCTTTTGGTCTTGGGCTTACTGA
- the LOC107939850 gene encoding homeobox-leucine zipper protein HAT5 isoform X1: protein MAGGRVYRSNTSADAGSNNLSVLLQSQWVPSSSEPLDTLFIPGSSPSSFLVSGTRSMVSFEGVDRRRSYFRTFDEEEKVEEDIEEYLHRSEKKRRLTVDQVQFLEKSFEAENKLEPDRKVQLAKDLGLQSRQVAIWFQNRRARWKTKQLEKDYDSLQASYNSLKADYDNLVKETDKLKEEVVQLTDKLLLEGKEKGKSELPDAKTSSQELPSEAAEGEESKVVPVMKSDYTEGVHSSVLLEGAGSSYPFEPDQSDLSQDEEDNLSKGLLHLPSCVFPKLQDIDYSDPPAGSCNFGFPLDDHAFWSWAY, encoded by the exons ATGGCGGGTGGGAGGGTCTATCGTAGTAATACTAGTGCTGATGCTGGTTCTAATAATCTCTCTGTTTTGCTTCAAAGTCAATGGGTTCCTTCCTCTTCTGAGCCTCTTGATACCCTTTTCATTCCAGgctcttctccttcttcttttcttg TTTCAGGTACAAGATCGATGGTAAGCTTCGAAGGCGTTGACCGAAGAAGATCGTATTTTAGGACATTTGATGAAGAAGAGAAGGTGGAGGAGGATATAGAAGAGTATTTACATCGATCTGAAAAGAAGAGACGGCTTACGGTTGACCAAGTCCAGTTTCTAGAGAAAAGTTTCGAGGCGGAGAACAAGCTTGAACCCGATAGGAAAGTTCAGCTGGCTAAAGACCTTGGGCTCCAATCACGACAAGTTGCCATATGGTTTCAGAACCGCAGGGCTCGATGGAAGACCAAGCAGCTTGAGAAAGACTATGACAGTTTGCAAGCCAGCTATAATAGCCTCAAGGCCGACTATGACAATCTCGTCAAGGAGACTGACAAACTAAAAGAAGAG GTTGTTCAGCTCACGGACAAGTTACTTTTGGAAGGGAAAGAGAAGGGAAAGTCGGAGCTTCCTGATGCGAAAACATCCTCGCAAGAGCTACCATCAGAGGCTGCCGAGGGGGAAGAGTCTAAGGTTGTGCCAGTGATGAAAAGCGATTACACTGAAGGGGTTCATTCTTCAGTACTCTTGGAGGGTGCTGGTTCATCTTATCCATTTGAACCAGACCAGTCTGATTTATCACAAGATGAGGAAGACAACTTGAGTAAGGGCCtcttacatcttccttcatgcgTCTTCCCTAAACTCCAAGACATCGATTACTCCGACCCGCCTGCAGGTTCCTGTAATTTTGGATTCCCTCTTGATGATCATGCCTTTTGGTCTTGGGCTTACTGA
- the LOC121211451 gene encoding uncharacterized protein has translation MEQLYGDFDASYNELQGWIAATREYDGNNNVLPIAFAIVDKENIESWEFFLTNLRRRSGVPWRSVYCIRHIASNFHRDYKNPDWKRQVVKMAYELEPHIFRQRMTRLENDMEGQTNTSFRQWLGTMEPWQWAQSFDEGFRYGQMTTNLVEGINTVLLKTRHLPISSVFSATFYRDAMVANRWIARLMNIEVYSQRNETFRVTETIGRRPGIPPKSYGVDLRNRRCDCRRFQTLHYPCAHVVAACAKVSLNVDQFIDEVYTLERTLRVWENEFPVLPDLSTWEVPPTTFELVPDKGLRRNPKGRPQSSRIRNEMDIREKSDGKLCGVCRLQGHNRNKCPLQTTILDNRHDQIEIKILLIACWKKKSHRVVLNGFFKHFKIDCF, from the exons ATGGAGCAATTGTACGGAGATTTCGATGCATCATATAATGAGTTGCAGGGATGGATTGCCGCTACGAGGGAGTAC GACGGGAACAATAACGTGCTCCCGATTGCGTTTGCCATCGTAGATAAAGAGAATATAGAGTCGTGGGAATTCTTTCTTACAAACCTGCGGAG GCGTTCCGGTGTGCCATGGAGATCTGTTTACTGCATACGGCACATTGCGTCTAACTTTCATCGAGATTATAAGAATccagactggaagagacaagttgtgaaaatgg CGTACGAGCTTGAGCCACACATTTTCCGGCAAAGGATGACTCGACTTGAGAATGACATGGAAGGTCAAACGAACACATCTTTCCGACAATGGTTGGGTACcatggagccgtggcaatgggctcaaagttttgacgaagGCTTTCGTTACGGTCAAATGACTACAAACTTGGTGGAGGGCATCAACACTGTGTTATTAAAAACACGACATCTTCCGATTTCATCTGTCTTCTCAgctacattctacag ggatgcaatggttgcaaaccgtTGGATAGCGAGGTTGATGAATATAGAAGTATATTCACAACGTAATGAAACGTTTCGTGTTACAGAGACCATCGGTCGTCGACCCGGTATACCACCTAagtcctacggagttgatctccgaAATAGACGGTGCGATTGTAGGAGGTTCCAGACACTTCATTATCCTTGTGCACATGTTGTAGCAGCTTGTGCTAAAGTCTCGCTCAATGTGGATCAATTTATCGATGAAGTGTATACCCTCGAACGCACGTTGCGTGTATGGGAGAATGAGTTTCCCGTACTTCCTGACCTATCTACTTGGGAGGTTCCTCCAACGACATTCGAGCTTGTCCCAGACAAAGGGTTGCGTAGGAACCCAAAAGGTCGTCCACAATCATCTAGAATCCGTAACGAAATGGACATTAGAGAGAAATCCGATGGGAAGTTGTGTGGAGTTTGCAGATTACAAGGTCATAATCGGAATAAATGCCCGCTCCAAACTACCATATTGGACAATCGTCACGATCAGATAGAAATTAAGATTTTGTTAATTGCATGTTGGAAGAAAAAGTCCCACCGAGTAGTATTAAATGGATTTTTTAAGCattttaaaattgattgtttttaa